A part of Ancylomarina subtilis genomic DNA contains:
- a CDS encoding alkaline phosphatase — MKFNSKTINLFFALLLLSISVSAKNSEADKQRNNYKGKAPKYIFYFIGDGMGLSQANAAEAYMAAVNGQDGIQKLEMNKFPHHGFYTTNATNRFITGSAAAGTALATGHKTSVNTIGMDASKQKPLQSVAEKARDLGYKVGIISSVSIDHATPASFYAHQPSRSMYYNISLDLSRSNFNYFAGGGIKHPVGDGKVDKNNIMANFGMGTDKDVENKQTNSIELAKKRGYKILNTKKEFNQLRKGDDKIIAIAPRLVGGKALPYAIDQNENDIPLSEFTKKGIELLNNKKGFFMMVEGGKIDWTCHANDAATAIKEVMNFDAAIKVALDFYNKHPKETLIVVGGDHETGGMALGFSGSHYHSAFKLLQYQNISNDGFTEIINEYKKNNKDNYKLEDGMALVEKHFGLGNKNKGLELSNLEKKQLKNAFEQSMSDNKEIKKDDQFYLLYGSYNPLAVTACHILSQKAGIGWTSFSHTATPIPVKAIGVGSELFSGYFDNTDMAKNIFRLLELN, encoded by the coding sequence ATGAAGTTTAATTCAAAGACAATCAACCTGTTTTTTGCTTTGCTCCTGTTATCAATCAGCGTCAGTGCAAAAAACTCAGAAGCTGATAAACAACGAAACAATTACAAAGGTAAAGCCCCCAAATACATTTTCTATTTCATAGGCGATGGCATGGGCTTATCTCAAGCCAATGCAGCTGAAGCCTATATGGCAGCCGTTAACGGGCAGGATGGCATTCAAAAACTTGAAATGAATAAGTTTCCACACCATGGTTTTTACACCACAAATGCCACCAATAGATTTATAACCGGATCGGCCGCTGCAGGAACTGCTCTGGCAACAGGACATAAAACCAGTGTCAATACCATTGGTATGGATGCTTCAAAACAAAAGCCCCTTCAATCTGTCGCTGAAAAAGCCAGAGATTTAGGCTATAAAGTGGGTATCATTTCATCAGTCTCTATCGACCACGCAACTCCGGCTTCCTTTTATGCACACCAACCATCTCGTAGCATGTACTACAATATCAGTCTGGATTTAAGTCGATCAAATTTCAATTATTTTGCTGGTGGAGGTATTAAGCATCCTGTAGGAGATGGTAAAGTGGATAAAAACAATATCATGGCAAATTTTGGTATGGGCACTGATAAAGACGTTGAAAACAAGCAAACCAATTCAATTGAACTGGCAAAAAAACGTGGATATAAAATCTTAAACACTAAAAAAGAGTTTAATCAATTAAGAAAAGGTGATGATAAAATCATTGCTATTGCTCCTCGTTTGGTTGGTGGCAAAGCCCTACCTTACGCTATTGACCAGAATGAAAACGATATCCCATTAAGCGAATTCACAAAAAAAGGGATCGAGCTTTTAAACAACAAAAAAGGGTTTTTCATGATGGTTGAAGGAGGAAAAATAGACTGGACCTGTCATGCCAATGATGCGGCTACGGCAATCAAAGAAGTCATGAATTTTGACGCTGCAATTAAAGTTGCACTTGATTTCTATAATAAGCATCCAAAAGAAACTCTAATTGTTGTAGGGGGTGATCACGAAACAGGTGGTATGGCTCTTGGTTTTTCTGGCAGCCATTATCATTCCGCTTTTAAACTGTTACAATATCAGAACATTTCTAACGATGGTTTTACTGAAATTATCAATGAATACAAAAAAAATAATAAGGATAATTACAAACTTGAAGATGGAATGGCCTTAGTTGAAAAACACTTTGGTCTTGGCAATAAGAATAAAGGCTTGGAACTTTCTAATCTTGAGAAAAAGCAACTTAAAAATGCTTTTGAACAAAGTATGAGTGACAATAAGGAAATCAAAAAAGATGACCAATTCTATCTGCTATATGGAAGTTATAATCCATTGGCAGTAACAGCCTGCCACATCTTATCTCAAAAAGCAGGAATTGGCTGGACTTCCTTCTCACATACTGCAACACCAATCCCGGTAAAAGCAATTGGTGTCGGTTCTGAACTGTTTTCCGGCTATTTCGATAATACGGATATGGCAAAAAACATATTCAGACTTCTGGAGTTAAACTAA
- a CDS encoding YibE/F family protein yields MIKVPKKSDLILVGLLIIACFSLIVFPNEFSKDQEANTQRVKALVLSTNNELMVETGILKTGTQKLQIRILDGKFKNVEIQAFNQLIGRMEFDKLFIPGDKTLTVLNLNQDHSTIKSANVIDHYRINMELWLLILFVILLVSFAGWVGLKAILSFMFAGLTIWKLLLPGFLKGFAPIPLSLGIVALLTSVIIFLVAGTNKKGLVAFLGAMSGIIVTCMMAIIFGAEFNIHGAIKPFSETLLYSGYAHLNLTDIFLAGIFISSSGAVMDISMDIAASQAEIINHNPAISTKKLRQSGFEVGKVVVGTMTTTLLLAYSGGFSALLMVFIAQGTPMTNILNLNYVSGELLHTLVGSFGLVLVAPFTAIIGSWVFTRQKVSKISN; encoded by the coding sequence ATGATTAAAGTTCCTAAAAAATCAGATCTCATCTTAGTTGGCTTATTAATTATTGCGTGCTTCAGCCTAATTGTTTTTCCCAATGAATTTAGTAAGGATCAAGAAGCTAATACGCAACGCGTAAAAGCCCTGGTTTTGTCCACGAATAATGAATTGATGGTAGAAACTGGGATCCTAAAAACAGGAACACAGAAACTTCAAATCAGAATATTAGATGGGAAATTTAAGAACGTCGAAATTCAAGCATTTAATCAACTGATTGGACGTATGGAGTTTGATAAACTTTTTATTCCCGGCGATAAAACTTTAACGGTCTTAAACTTAAACCAAGACCATTCAACGATTAAAAGTGCCAATGTAATTGATCATTACAGAATCAATATGGAACTATGGTTATTAATTCTTTTCGTTATACTACTGGTTAGCTTTGCTGGCTGGGTTGGACTCAAGGCCATTCTATCCTTCATGTTTGCGGGTTTAACCATCTGGAAATTACTCCTACCCGGCTTTTTAAAAGGGTTCGCCCCCATCCCACTTTCTTTGGGAATTGTTGCGCTGCTAACTTCTGTTATTATATTCCTTGTCGCCGGGACAAATAAAAAAGGCTTGGTGGCATTTTTGGGAGCAATGAGTGGGATTATTGTGACCTGCATGATGGCCATTATTTTTGGTGCAGAGTTCAATATACACGGCGCAATTAAACCTTTTTCTGAGACCTTACTCTATTCGGGTTATGCCCATTTAAATCTTACAGATATATTCCTTGCCGGTATTTTTATTTCCTCCTCAGGCGCGGTTATGGATATCTCAATGGATATTGCAGCCTCTCAAGCCGAAATCATCAATCACAACCCGGCAATTAGTACAAAAAAATTACGCCAGTCAGGATTCGAAGTTGGTAAAGTTGTTGTAGGAACCATGACGACCACCCTTTTACTGGCCTATTCGGGCGGTTTCTCAGCACTCCTAATGGTTTTCATCGCTCAGGGTACCCCCATGACTAATATCCTCAATCTTAATTACGTTTCGGGCGAATTGTTACACACCTTAGTTGGTAGCTTTGGTTTGGTCTTGGTCGCCCCTTTTACAGCAATCATTGGAAGTTGGGTGTTTACCCGTCAAAAGGTTTCAAAAATATCAAACTAA